The Yersinia intermedia genome window below encodes:
- the rcsB gene encoding response regulator transcription factor RcsB, which produces MNNLNVIIADDHPIVLFGIRKSLEQIEWVNVVGEFEDSTALINSLSKLDANVLITDLSMPGDKYGDGITLIKYIKRHYPDLAIIVLTMNNNPAILSSVLDLDIDGIVLKQGAPADLPKALAALQKGKKFTPESVAKLLEKISANGYGDKRLSPKESEVLRLFAEGFLVTEIARKLNRSIKTISSQKKSAMMKLGVDNDIALLNYLSSVTISQVDKEQ; this is translated from the coding sequence ATGAACAACCTTAATGTAATTATTGCTGATGACCATCCAATTGTGTTGTTTGGCATCCGAAAGTCGCTTGAGCAAATAGAATGGGTAAACGTTGTCGGGGAGTTTGAAGACTCCACAGCGCTTATTAACAGTTTGTCTAAACTTGATGCCAATGTGCTAATTACCGACCTCTCCATGCCTGGGGATAAGTACGGTGATGGCATCACTCTGATAAAATATATAAAAAGGCATTACCCAGATTTAGCCATAATTGTTCTGACCATGAATAATAACCCCGCTATTCTCAGTTCCGTTTTGGACTTGGATATTGATGGGATAGTATTAAAGCAAGGCGCACCAGCCGACTTGCCTAAGGCATTGGCAGCACTACAGAAAGGGAAGAAGTTCACCCCAGAGAGCGTTGCTAAACTGCTAGAAAAAATCAGTGCTAACGGTTACGGTGATAAGCGTTTATCACCGAAAGAAAGTGAAGTTTTACGGTTATTTGCTGAGGGCTTCTTGGTGACTGAAATCGCCAGAAAGCTCAATCGCAGCATTAAAACCATCAGTAGCCAGAAGAAATCGGCCATGATGAAACTGGGCGTAGATAATGATATCGCGCTGTTGAACTATCTTTCATCTGTAACCATTAGTCAGGTTGATAAAGAACAATAA